A region of Macaca thibetana thibetana isolate TM-01 chromosome 20, ASM2454274v1, whole genome shotgun sequence DNA encodes the following proteins:
- the LOC126944294 gene encoding uncharacterized protein LOC126944294 isoform X2, which yields MSPLPGHRRPRSPPHVPTSAWSPPTSRPAPRAHVCLVTTDLAAGPTCPRLPGHHRPRGRPHVPTSAWSPPTSRPAPRAHVCLVTTDLAAGPTCPRLPGHHRPRGRPHVLRHLPPHSALQLPGSPGWVPEVSPKKEIKTPLEERGPSHTVPRPVTAADSSARACTSPVSQCLPVHIGLGSRPEGLLGGAEGSQTSQNQPCPMGPGHLLVPLSEEGSSRCGDTCHPAHYCVSVSVRHRKRVDGRPWSGSAVTLPHPSIAQTFQVISTPAPQPVNPPSHHRLYPDPHLPHGPRLMSVARQLFPRPRSRAHRRGRCRNLRNVCCQCWAHPRCIYLAGSIQMHGGHMQNPEVSGQFSEEQAASSPQPLGSNSPAMSGLNLPRTFCPWNACLKGWPEASVPGRRPAPSQAHVPWAGDQPHLRLTCPGRRPAPSRAHVPPGQVDVAWGPCPLKHVAHQACLRHPRQRHSSPVFQDGWAPQSTALSHPNSCLTVWPCASPWPDPGNSQSKGPCPPAGGLDSREQHSETTV from the exons ATGTCACCTCTGCCTGGTCACCGCCGACCTCGCAGCCCGCCCCACGTGCCCACGTCTGCCTGGTCACCACCGAC CTCGCGGCCGGCCCCACGTGCCCACGTCTGCCTGGTCACCACCGACCTCGCGGCCGGCCCCACGTGCCCACGTCTGCCTGGTCACCACCGACCTCGCGGCCGGCCCCACGTGCCCACGTCTGCCTGGTCACCACCGACCTCGCGGCCGGCCCCACGTGCCCACGTCTGCCTGGTCACCACCGACCTCGCGGCCGGCCCCACGTGCCCACGTCTGCCTGGTCACCACCGACCTCGCGGCCGGCCCCACGTGCTCAGGCACCTCCCGCCCCACAGTGCCCTGCAGTTACCAGGCTCTCCAGGGTGGGTCCCGGAGGTgtcccccaaaaaagaaataaagactccACTGGAGGAACGAGGGCCGTCCCACACTGTGCCCAGGCCTGTGACTGCGGCAGACTCATCCGCCCGTGCCTGTACCTCACCCGTGAGCCAGTGTCTCCCAGTCCACATAGGTCTGGGCAGCCGCCCGGAGGGCCTCCTGGGAGGAGCTGAGGGTTCACAAACCTCCCAGAACCAGCCCTGTCCCATGGGTCCTGGGCATCTCCTGGTGCCACTCTCGGAGGAGGGCAGCTCCCGCTGTGGGGACACTTGCCACCCTGCTCACTACTGTGTGTCCGTCAGCGTGCGTCACAGAAAGCGTGTGGACGGACGGCCGTGGAGCGGCTCTGCGGTGACCCTGCCTCACCCCTCCATCGCACAGACCTTCCAGGTCATCTCCACACCGGCCCCTCAGCCAGTGAACCCTCCCTCCCATCACCGTCTCTACCCAGACCCCCACCTGCCCCATGGCCCCCGTCTCATGTCTGTGGCTCGCCAGCTTTTCCCCAGACCCAGGTCCAGAGCCCACAGGCGTGGCCGATGCAGAAACCTCAGGAACGTGTGCTGTCAGTGTTGGGCGCACCCACGTTGCATTTACTTAGCGGGGTCAATTCAGATGCACGGGGGCCACATGCAGAATCCAGAAGTTTCTGGACAATTTTCAGAAGAACAGGCTGCCTCTTCCCCACAGCCTCTGGGAAGTAACAGCCCAGCAATGTCTGGCCTCAACTTACCCAGAACATTCTGCCCCTGGAATGCATGTCTGAAAGGGTGGCCAGAAGCGAGTGTGCCAGGCAGGAGACCAGCCCCATCTCAGGCTCACGTGCCTTGGGCAGGAGACCAGCCCCATCTCAGGCTCACGTGCCCGGGCAGGAG GCCAGCGCCATCTCGGGCTCACGTGCCTCCGGGACAGGTGGACGTGGCCTGGGGCCCTTGCCCACTTAAGCATGTTGCCCACCAAGCTTGTCTGAGGCATCCCAGACAGCGGCATTCCAGCCCTGTTTTCCAGGACGGGTGGGCACCCCAGTCCACAGCCCTGTCCCACCCGAACTCCTGCCTCACCGTGTGGCCTTGTGCATCCCCTTGGCCTGACCCTGGGAACAGTCAAAGCAAGGGGCCTTGCCCTCCCGCCGGAGGCCTGGACTCAAGGGAACAGCACTCAGAGACCACAG TATAG
- the LOC126944294 gene encoding uncharacterized protein LOC126944294 isoform X3, translating to MSPLPGHRRPRSPPHVPTSAWSPPTSRPAPRAHVCLVTTDLAAGPTCPRLPGHHRPRGRPHVLRHLPPHSALQLPGSPGWVPEVSPKKEIKTPLEERGPSHTVPRPVTAADSSARACTSPVSQCLPVHIGLGSRPEGLLGGAEGSQTSQNQPCPMGPGHLLVPLSEEGSSRCGDTCHPAHYCVSVSVRHRKRVDGRPWSGSAVTLPHPSIAQTFQVISTPAPQPVNPPSHHRLYPDPHLPHGPRLMSVARQLFPRPRSRAHRRGRCRNLRNVCCQCWAHPRCIYLAGSIQMHGGHMQNPEVSGQFSEEQAASSPQPLGSNSPAMSGLNLPRTFCPWNACLKGWPEASVPGRRPAPSQAHVPWAGDQPHLRLTCPGRRPAPSRAHVPPGQVDVAWGPCPLKHVAHQACLRHPRQRHSSPVFQDGWAPQSTALSHPNSCLTVWPCASPWPDPGNSQSKGPCPPAGGLDSREQHSETTGQTFVSRPC from the exons ATGTCACCTCTGCCTGGTCACCGCCGACCTCGCAGCCCGCCCCACGTGCCCACGTCTGCCTGGTCACCACCGAC CTCGCGGCCGGCCCCACGTGCCCACGTCTGCCTGGTCACCACCGACCTCGCGGCCGGCCCCACGTGCCCACGTCTGCCTGGTCACCACCGACCTCGCGGCCGGCCCCACGTGCTCAGGCACCTCCCGCCCCACAGTGCCCTGCAGTTACCAGGCTCTCCAGGGTGGGTCCCGGAGGTgtcccccaaaaaagaaataaagactccACTGGAGGAACGAGGGCCGTCCCACACTGTGCCCAGGCCTGTGACTGCGGCAGACTCATCCGCCCGTGCCTGTACCTCACCCGTGAGCCAGTGTCTCCCAGTCCACATAGGTCTGGGCAGCCGCCCGGAGGGCCTCCTGGGAGGAGCTGAGGGTTCACAAACCTCCCAGAACCAGCCCTGTCCCATGGGTCCTGGGCATCTCCTGGTGCCACTCTCGGAGGAGGGCAGCTCCCGCTGTGGGGACACTTGCCACCCTGCTCACTACTGTGTGTCCGTCAGCGTGCGTCACAGAAAGCGTGTGGACGGACGGCCGTGGAGCGGCTCTGCGGTGACCCTGCCTCACCCCTCCATCGCACAGACCTTCCAGGTCATCTCCACACCGGCCCCTCAGCCAGTGAACCCTCCCTCCCATCACCGTCTCTACCCAGACCCCCACCTGCCCCATGGCCCCCGTCTCATGTCTGTGGCTCGCCAGCTTTTCCCCAGACCCAGGTCCAGAGCCCACAGGCGTGGCCGATGCAGAAACCTCAGGAACGTGTGCTGTCAGTGTTGGGCGCACCCACGTTGCATTTACTTAGCGGGGTCAATTCAGATGCACGGGGGCCACATGCAGAATCCAGAAGTTTCTGGACAATTTTCAGAAGAACAGGCTGCCTCTTCCCCACAGCCTCTGGGAAGTAACAGCCCAGCAATGTCTGGCCTCAACTTACCCAGAACATTCTGCCCCTGGAATGCATGTCTGAAAGGGTGGCCAGAAGCGAGTGTGCCAGGCAGGAGACCAGCCCCATCTCAGGCTCACGTGCCTTGGGCAGGAGACCAGCCCCATCTCAGGCTCACGTGCCCGGGCAGGAG GCCAGCGCCATCTCGGGCTCACGTGCCTCCGGGACAGGTGGACGTGGCCTGGGGCCCTTGCCCACTTAAGCATGTTGCCCACCAAGCTTGTCTGAGGCATCCCAGACAGCGGCATTCCAGCCCTGTTTTCCAGGACGGGTGGGCACCCCAGTCCACAGCCCTGTCCCACCCGAACTCCTGCCTCACCGTGTGGCCTTGTGCATCCCCTTGGCCTGACCCTGGGAACAGTCAAAGCAAGGGGCCTTGCCCTCCCGCCGGAGGCCTGGACTCAAGGGAACAGCACTCAGAGACCACAGGTCAGACGTTTGTGTCTAGGCCTTGCTAG
- the LOC126944294 gene encoding uncharacterized protein LOC126944294 isoform X4 yields MSPLPGHRRPRSPPHVPTSAWSPPTSRPAPRAHVCLVTTDLAAGPTCPRLPGHHRPRGRPHVPTSAWSPPTSRPAPRAHVCLVTTDLAAGPTCPRLPGHHRPRGRPHVLRHLPPHSALQLPGSPGWVPEVSPKKEIKTPLEERGPSHTVPRPVTAADSSARACTSPVSQCLPVHIGLGSRPEGLLGGAEGSQTSQNQPCPMGPGHLLVPLSEEGSSRCGDTCHPAHYCVSVSVRHRKRVDGRPWSGSAVTLPHPSIAQTFQVISTPAPQPVNPPSHHRLYPDPHLPHGPRLMSVARQLFPRPRSRAHRRGRCRNLRNVCCQCWAHPRCIYLAGSIQMHGGHMQNPEVSGQFSEEQAASSPQPLGSNSPAMSGLNLPRTFCPWNACLKGWPEASVPGRRPAPSQAHVPWAGDQPHLRLTCPGRRPAPSRAHVPGQEASAISGSRASGTGGRGLGPLPT; encoded by the exons ATGTCACCTCTGCCTGGTCACCGCCGACCTCGCAGCCCGCCCCACGTGCCCACGTCTGCCTGGTCACCACCGAC CTCGCGGCCGGCCCCACGTGCCCACGTCTGCCTGGTCACCACCGACCTCGCGGCCGGCCCCACGTGCCCACGTCTGCCTGGTCACCACCGACCTCGCGGCCGGCCCCACGTGCCCACGTCTGCCTGGTCACCACCGACCTCGCGGCCGGCCCCACGTGCCCACGTCTGCCTGGTCACCACCGACCTCGCGGCCGGCCCCACGTGCCCACGTCTGCCTGGTCACCACCGACCTCGCGGCCGGCCCCACGTGCTCAGGCACCTCCCGCCCCACAGTGCCCTGCAGTTACCAGGCTCTCCAGGGTGGGTCCCGGAGGTgtcccccaaaaaagaaataaagactccACTGGAGGAACGAGGGCCGTCCCACACTGTGCCCAGGCCTGTGACTGCGGCAGACTCATCCGCCCGTGCCTGTACCTCACCCGTGAGCCAGTGTCTCCCAGTCCACATAGGTCTGGGCAGCCGCCCGGAGGGCCTCCTGGGAGGAGCTGAGGGTTCACAAACCTCCCAGAACCAGCCCTGTCCCATGGGTCCTGGGCATCTCCTGGTGCCACTCTCGGAGGAGGGCAGCTCCCGCTGTGGGGACACTTGCCACCCTGCTCACTACTGTGTGTCCGTCAGCGTGCGTCACAGAAAGCGTGTGGACGGACGGCCGTGGAGCGGCTCTGCGGTGACCCTGCCTCACCCCTCCATCGCACAGACCTTCCAGGTCATCTCCACACCGGCCCCTCAGCCAGTGAACCCTCCCTCCCATCACCGTCTCTACCCAGACCCCCACCTGCCCCATGGCCCCCGTCTCATGTCTGTGGCTCGCCAGCTTTTCCCCAGACCCAGGTCCAGAGCCCACAGGCGTGGCCGATGCAGAAACCTCAGGAACGTGTGCTGTCAGTGTTGGGCGCACCCACGTTGCATTTACTTAGCGGGGTCAATTCAGATGCACGGGGGCCACATGCAGAATCCAGAAGTTTCTGGACAATTTTCAGAAGAACAGGCTGCCTCTTCCCCACAGCCTCTGGGAAGTAACAGCCCAGCAATGTCTGGCCTCAACTTACCCAGAACATTCTGCCCCTGGAATGCATGTCTGAAAGGGTGGCCAGAAGCGAGTGTGCCAGGCAGGAGACCAGCCCCATCTCAGGCTCACGTGCCTTGGGCAGGAGACCAGCCCCATCTCAGGCTCACGTGCCCGGGCAGGAGGCCAGCGCCATCTCGGGCTCACGTGCCCGGGCAGGAGGCCAGCGCCATCTCGGGCTCACGTGCCTCCGGGACAGGTGGACGTGGCCTGGGGCCCTTGCCCACTTAA
- the LOC126944294 gene encoding uncharacterized protein LOC126944294 isoform X1, producing MSPLPGHRRPRSPPHVPTSAWSPPTSRPAPRAHVCLVTTDLAAGPTCPRLPGHHRPRGRPHVPTSAWSPPTSRPAPRAHVCLVTTDLAAGPTCPRLPGHHRPRGRPHVLRHLPPHSALQLPGSPGWVPEVSPKKEIKTPLEERGPSHTVPRPVTAADSSARACTSPVSQCLPVHIGLGSRPEGLLGGAEGSQTSQNQPCPMGPGHLLVPLSEEGSSRCGDTCHPAHYCVSVSVRHRKRVDGRPWSGSAVTLPHPSIAQTFQVISTPAPQPVNPPSHHRLYPDPHLPHGPRLMSVARQLFPRPRSRAHRRGRCRNLRNVCCQCWAHPRCIYLAGSIQMHGGHMQNPEVSGQFSEEQAASSPQPLGSNSPAMSGLNLPRTFCPWNACLKGWPEASVPGRRPAPSQAHVPWAGDQPHLRLTCPGRRPAPSRAHVPPGQVDVAWGPCPLKHVAHQACLRHPRQRHSSPVFQDGWAPQSTALSHPNSCLTVWPCASPWPDPGNSQSKGPCPPAGGLDSREQHSETTGQTFVSRPC from the exons ATGTCACCTCTGCCTGGTCACCGCCGACCTCGCAGCCCGCCCCACGTGCCCACGTCTGCCTGGTCACCACCGAC CTCGCGGCCGGCCCCACGTGCCCACGTCTGCCTGGTCACCACCGACCTCGCGGCCGGCCCCACGTGCCCACGTCTGCCTGGTCACCACCGACCTCGCGGCCGGCCCCACGTGCCCACGTCTGCCTGGTCACCACCGACCTCGCGGCCGGCCCCACGTGCCCACGTCTGCCTGGTCACCACCGACCTCGCGGCCGGCCCCACGTGCCCACGTCTGCCTGGTCACCACCGACCTCGCGGCCGGCCCCACGTGCTCAGGCACCTCCCGCCCCACAGTGCCCTGCAGTTACCAGGCTCTCCAGGGTGGGTCCCGGAGGTgtcccccaaaaaagaaataaagactccACTGGAGGAACGAGGGCCGTCCCACACTGTGCCCAGGCCTGTGACTGCGGCAGACTCATCCGCCCGTGCCTGTACCTCACCCGTGAGCCAGTGTCTCCCAGTCCACATAGGTCTGGGCAGCCGCCCGGAGGGCCTCCTGGGAGGAGCTGAGGGTTCACAAACCTCCCAGAACCAGCCCTGTCCCATGGGTCCTGGGCATCTCCTGGTGCCACTCTCGGAGGAGGGCAGCTCCCGCTGTGGGGACACTTGCCACCCTGCTCACTACTGTGTGTCCGTCAGCGTGCGTCACAGAAAGCGTGTGGACGGACGGCCGTGGAGCGGCTCTGCGGTGACCCTGCCTCACCCCTCCATCGCACAGACCTTCCAGGTCATCTCCACACCGGCCCCTCAGCCAGTGAACCCTCCCTCCCATCACCGTCTCTACCCAGACCCCCACCTGCCCCATGGCCCCCGTCTCATGTCTGTGGCTCGCCAGCTTTTCCCCAGACCCAGGTCCAGAGCCCACAGGCGTGGCCGATGCAGAAACCTCAGGAACGTGTGCTGTCAGTGTTGGGCGCACCCACGTTGCATTTACTTAGCGGGGTCAATTCAGATGCACGGGGGCCACATGCAGAATCCAGAAGTTTCTGGACAATTTTCAGAAGAACAGGCTGCCTCTTCCCCACAGCCTCTGGGAAGTAACAGCCCAGCAATGTCTGGCCTCAACTTACCCAGAACATTCTGCCCCTGGAATGCATGTCTGAAAGGGTGGCCAGAAGCGAGTGTGCCAGGCAGGAGACCAGCCCCATCTCAGGCTCACGTGCCTTGGGCAGGAGACCAGCCCCATCTCAGGCTCACGTGCCCGGGCAGGAG GCCAGCGCCATCTCGGGCTCACGTGCCTCCGGGACAGGTGGACGTGGCCTGGGGCCCTTGCCCACTTAAGCATGTTGCCCACCAAGCTTGTCTGAGGCATCCCAGACAGCGGCATTCCAGCCCTGTTTTCCAGGACGGGTGGGCACCCCAGTCCACAGCCCTGTCCCACCCGAACTCCTGCCTCACCGTGTGGCCTTGTGCATCCCCTTGGCCTGACCCTGGGAACAGTCAAAGCAAGGGGCCTTGCCCTCCCGCCGGAGGCCTGGACTCAAGGGAACAGCACTCAGAGACCACAGGTCAGACGTTTGTGTCTAGGCCTTGCTAG
- the LOC126944319 gene encoding prestalk protein-like isoform X1, with protein MLTATTPGISQHQGFDPWGYTPMPANTPTPADTPTPAETPTSADTPTPADTPTPADTPTPAHTPTPAHTPTPAHTPTPAETPTPAHTPTPAHTPTPAHTRACTHTRACAHTHACTHTHACRDTHACTHTHACTHTHACRDTHACTHTHACTHTRACAHTRACAHTHACRDTHACTHTRACRDTHACTHTHASTHTRACAHTHACAHTRACRDTHACTHTRACTHTHASTHTHSCRDTHACTHTHASTHTRACAHTRACAHTRACTHTHACTHTHTCRDTHACTHTHASTHTHSCTHPRQHTHPLLHTPTPAHTPTPAHTRACTHTRACAHTHASTHTHSCTHPRLHTHPRLRTHPRQHTHPRLHTHPRLHTHSRACAPWAHWS; from the exons ATGCTGACTGCCACCACTCCTGGGATATCTCAGCACCAGGGCTTCGACCCCTGGGGATACACACCCATGCCTGCAAACACACCCACACCTGCAGACACGCCCACGCCTGCAGAGACACCCACGTCTGCAGACACGCCCACGCCTGCAGACACACCCACGCCTGCAGACACACCCAcgcctgcacacacacccacgcctgcacacacacccacacctgcacacacacccacacctgcAGAGACACCCAcgcctgcacacacacccacgcCAGCACACACACCCACTCCTGCACACACCCGCGCCTGCACACACACCCGCGCCTGCGCACACACCCAcgcctgcacacacacccacgcCTGCAGAGACACCCAcgcctgcacacacacccacgcctgcacacacacccacgcCTGCAGAGACACCCAcgcctgcacacacacccacgcCTGCACACACACCCGCGCCTGCGCACACACCCGCGCCTGCGCACACACCCACGCCTGCAGAGACACCCACGCCTGCACACACACCCGcgc ctgcAGAGACACCCAcgcctgcacacacacccacgcCAGCACACACACCCGCGCCTGCGCACACACCCACGCCTGCGCACACACCCGCGCCTGCAGAGACACCCACGCCTGCACACACACCCGcgcctgcacacacacccacgcCAGCACACACACCCACTCCTGCAGAGACACCCAcgcctgcacacacacccacgcCAGCACACACACCCGCGCCTGCGCACACACCCGCGCCTGCGCACACACCCGcgcctgcacacacacccacgcctgcacacacacccacacctgcAGAGACACCCAcgcctgcacacacacccacgcCAGCACACACACCCACTCCTGCACACACCCACGCCAGCACACACACCCACTCCTGCACACACCCACGCCAGCACACACACCCACTCCTGCACACACCCGCGCCTGCACACACACCCGCGCCTGCGCACACACCCACGCCAGCACACACACCCACTCCTGCACACACCCGCGCCTGCACACACACCCGCGCCTGCGCACACACCCACGCCAGCACACACACCCAcgcctgcacacacacccacgcCTGCACACACACTCGCGGGCATGCGCACCATGGGCCCATTGGTCATGA
- the LOC126944319 gene encoding prestalk protein-like isoform X2 has protein sequence MLTATTPGISQHQGFDPWGYTPMPANTPTPADTPTPAETPTSADTPTPADTPTPADTPTPAHTPTPAHTPTPAHTPTPAETPTPAHTPTPAHTPTPAHTRACTHTRACAHTHACTHTHACRDTHACTHTHACTHTHACRDTHACTHTHACRDTHACTHTHASTHTRACAHTHACAHTRACRDTHACTHTRACTHTHASTHTHSCRDTHACTHTHASTHTRACAHTRACAHTRACTHTHACTHTHTCRDTHACTHTHASTHTHSCTHPRQHTHPLLHTPTPAHTPTPAHTRACTHTRACAHTHASTHTHSCTHPRLHTHPRLRTHPRQHTHPRLHTHPRLHTHSRACAPWAHWS, from the exons ATGCTGACTGCCACCACTCCTGGGATATCTCAGCACCAGGGCTTCGACCCCTGGGGATACACACCCATGCCTGCAAACACACCCACACCTGCAGACACGCCCACGCCTGCAGAGACACCCACGTCTGCAGACACGCCCACGCCTGCAGACACACCCACGCCTGCAGACACACCCAcgcctgcacacacacccacgcctgcacacacacccacacctgcacacacacccacacctgcAGAGACACCCAcgcctgcacacacacccacgcCAGCACACACACCCACTCCTGCACACACCCGCGCCTGCACACACACCCGCGCCTGCGCACACACCCAcgcctgcacacacacccacgcCTGCAGAGACACCCAcgcctgcacacacacccacgcctgcacacacacccacgcCTGCAGAGACACCCAcgcctgcacacacacccacgc ctgcAGAGACACCCAcgcctgcacacacacccacgcCAGCACACACACCCGCGCCTGCGCACACACCCACGCCTGCGCACACACCCGCGCCTGCAGAGACACCCACGCCTGCACACACACCCGcgcctgcacacacacccacgcCAGCACACACACCCACTCCTGCAGAGACACCCAcgcctgcacacacacccacgcCAGCACACACACCCGCGCCTGCGCACACACCCGCGCCTGCGCACACACCCGcgcctgcacacacacccacgcctgcacacacacccacacctgcAGAGACACCCAcgcctgcacacacacccacgcCAGCACACACACCCACTCCTGCACACACCCACGCCAGCACACACACCCACTCCTGCACACACCCACGCCAGCACACACACCCACTCCTGCACACACCCGCGCCTGCACACACACCCGCGCCTGCGCACACACCCACGCCAGCACACACACCCACTCCTGCACACACCCGCGCCTGCACACACACCCGCGCCTGCGCACACACCCACGCCAGCACACACACCCAcgcctgcacacacacccacgcCTGCACACACACTCGCGGGCATGCGCACCATGGGCCCATTGGTCATGA